Within the Kribbella aluminosa genome, the region AGCCGATCGACGCGATGGGCCGGGCCGCCGTGGACATGCTGGTCGCGCTGATCGAGCGCGCCGCCGTACCGGCCGACGAACTGCTCTTCGAGCCCGAGCTCGTCGTCCGCGCCTCCACAGCGCGAGCCCGAATCTAGGCACCCCCGAGCAGCCGCCGACCGGTGCGGTCGGCGGCTGTCGTTTGCCTGCAGCAGGCAATCTCCCATGAGAAGTCACGTTTTTGCAATGTCAGATCGAAGTATTGCGTTCGTGAGTTCAGTTCCCTACGGTGTCGGCACGAGTCGAGGGAGAGGGTGGAAATGACCACAACGCGTCGCGGGCTCAGCCTGCTGCTGGTGATGGGACTCGGGCTGGTGGCCGCGTCCTGCGGAACGGCCGACAAGAAGCAGGCGGGGGACTCGGCCGGCGGCCAGGTGACGATCACGGTCGGCTGCGAGCCGCCGAAGAGCAACCCGAAGGAGCGCGAGGCCTGGGAGGCGGACGTCGCCACGTTCCAGAAAGCGCACCCGAACATCACGGTGCAGGGCAAGGACGCGTTCCCCTGCATCAACCCCGACACGTTCCAGGCCAAGCTGGCCGGTGGGACGCAGGAGGACCTGTTCTACGTCTACTACACCGACGTCCGGAAGATCATCGAGAAGAAGCAGGCGGCCGACATCAGTCAGTACGTCGGCACCGTCGGTGCGGTGAAGGACCTGCGGCCGGACGTGATGGGCGTGTTCAAGGCCAATGACAATACGGACAAGACGTACGGGCTGCCGCGGAACAACTACAACATGGGCCTGGTCTACAACCGGAAGCTGTTCACGCAGGCGGGGCTCGATCCGGCGAACCCGCCGAAGACGTGGGACGACGTACGGGCGGCTGCGAAGAAGATCGCGGCGCTCGGGCCGGGGTACGTCGGGTTCGGGGAGTACTCGGCCGGCAACACGGGTGGGTGGCACTTCGCCGCCGAGCTGTATGCGCGCGGCGGGTCGATGGTCAGTAACGACGGAAAGACCGCGGCGTTCAACAGCGACGCAGGCAAGGCTGTGCTGGAGAACCTGAAGCGGATGCGCTGGGACGACAACTCCATGGGCAGCAAGCAGCTGCTGCAGTGGGCGGATCTGATGCGCATGATGGGCGGCGGCAAGCTCGGCATGATGATCGGGGCGCCGGACGTCGTGCAGTCGGTGAACAACGACTTCAAGGGCAAGTTCGACGACTACGGGGTGACCGCCGTACCGGAGTCGGGTGGGCAGTCGTCGCTGAGTGGTGGCGACGGGTACATGTTCAACCCGAAGGCGTCGCCGGAGAAGATCAAGGCCGGGCTGCAGTGGCTGGAGTTCCATGAGCTCACGCCCGGGAAGGGGCAGTTCGACTACGCCCGGGCCAAGGCGCAGGGGCGTCCGGTCGGGCTGCCGATCCCGGACCTGTACGGCGAGAGTGCGCCCGGGCAGCAGATCAACGCACTACGGAAGCAGTACGCGACGGTGCCGGTCGACAACTTCACGCCCTACGTCGAGGCCCAGGGCAAGATCACCAACAAACTCGAGCCCCCGAAGGCGCAGGAGCTGTACGCCGTGCTCGACGTGGCGATGTCCGCGGTGCTGACCCGCAAGGACGCCGACGTCGGCAAACTACTGGCTGACGCCGAATCCAAGGCCAACAAGATCCTGGCGAAGAACACGTAATGGGAGACAAACTCACACACACCCGCCGCCCCCGCTCTGCGGGGACGGCGGGTGTTGGAACAGAGGAAGTGGTGCGGGCCGCGGAGGTGGTGAGGTGGACAGACGACCCTCCGGTCCCCGACACAGCAGGTGCTCTACGTAGGGCGGTTGGGCGGAATCTGACTGCGTATGGGTTCTTGTGTGGGGCAATGATCTGTTTTGCGTTGTTCTCCTGGTATCCGATGGTCCGGGAGATCGTGCTGAGTTTTCAGCAGAACAACTTCGTCGACCCGGGAAAGTGGGTCGGCTTCGAGAACTTCAGGACCGTGTTCGCGGATCCCGCGTTCTGGGCGGCCTGGTTGAACACGGCGGCGTTCAGTGGGCTGGCGCTCGTGATCGGGTACGCCGTGCCGTTCGTGCTGGCCGTCGTACTCAACGAACTGAAGCACGCGAAGGCCTACCTGCGGTTCGTCGTCTACCTGCCGGTGATGCTTCCCCCGGCGGTCGCCGTACTGCTGTTCAAATGGTTCTACGACCCCGGCTCGGGCCTGTTCAACCAGGCGCTGGGCGTCGTACACATCCCGCCGCTGAGTTGGCTGGACTCCACGAGCACCGCGCTGATCAGCCTGGTCATCGTCTCGACCTGGATGAACCTCGGCACCGGCACGCTGATCTACCTCGCCGCGCTACAGAGCATCCCGGGTGACCTGTACGAGTCCGCCGAGCTGGACGGTGCCGGCCTGCTGAAGCGCGTCCGGCACGTCACGATCCCGCAGACCAAGCTGATCCTGCTGGTGATGCTGTTGCTGCAGATCGTCGCCACCATGCAGGTCTTCATCGAGCCGTACCTGCTGACCGGCGGCGGCCCGGAGAACGCGACCGTCACCGTGGCGTACCTGATGTACCAGTACGCCTTCAACTTCGGCGACTTCGGCGGCGGGTCCGCGCTCGGCCTGATGCTGATGGTCGTACTGCTGGTGTTCTCCACGATCTACCTGCGGGTGTCGCGCGAGGAGGCTGAGCGATGAGGACGCTGGTCTCCCCGCTGGCGTTGCGTACGCCGCGCGGCCGGATCGTCTACTGGACGGTCCTCGTGGTGACGGTGGTCGGCTTCACCGGGGCGTTCGTGTTCCCGCTGTTCTGGATGGTGACCGGGGCCCTGAAGTCGCCGGACGAGCTCGCGCAGATCCCGCCCAGCTTCTTTCCGAAAACGTTTGACTTCCAGGTGTACGCCGACGCGTGGGATCAGCTGCAGCTCGGGGTGTTCCTGAAGAACACAGTGCTGTACGCCGGTGGCGCTTGGCTGTTTACGCTTGCCGTTGATGTGACCGCGGCGTACGCGTTGTCGAAGCTGCGGCCGGTGCTCGGAAAGCTGGTGCTCGGGGCGATGCTGGCGACGTTGATGATTCCGCCGATGGTGCTGCTGCTACCGATGTACCTGGTGGCCAAGGATGTGCCGCTTGTGCATGCTGACCTGCTGAACACCCCGTGGGCGATTTGGTTGCCAGCGGCAGCTAACGGGTTCTTCGTGTTCCTGCTGAAACGCTTCTTCGACTCGATCCCGAAGGAGCTACTGGAGGCGGCGGAGATCGACGGCGCCTCACCGCTGCGCATCCTGTGGTCGATCGTGCTGCCGGTCTCGCGTCCGATCATCGGCGTGGTGTCGATCCTGTCGGTGGTCACCGTCTGGAAGGACTTCGTCTGGCCACTGCTGGTGCTGCCCGAAACGGAGAAGATGTCGATCAGCGTAGGAATCGCGTCCCTGTCCGCCCAGATGCCCCAGAACGTCCTGATCGCCTCGCTGGTCATCGCCAGCCTGCCGACGATCCTCGTCTTCTTCGTGTTCCAAAGAAGCATCATGTCCGGCCTCACCGCCGGAAGCCTCAAAGGATGAGAGCACTCGCCGCTGGCGGGGAACTGAACAGATGCCCTCGGTCCGAGCGGAGCGAGGGGCGGGTTGAGAGGAGAACGATGGGTCACGAATGGTGGCGGGGTGCCGCGATCTATCAGGTGTATCTGCGGAGTTTCGCCGACGGGAATGGAGACGGGGTCGGGGATCTGGCCGGGTTGCGGAAGAGGCTGCCGTACTTGGCCGAGTTGGGGATCGACGCGATCTGGCTGAATCCGTGGTACCCGTCGCCGATGGCCGACGGTGGGTACGACGTGGCGGACTATCGGGCGATCGACCCGGTGTTCGGGACGCTGGCCGAGGCGGAGGAGTACATCGCCGAGGCGCACGCCCTGAACATCCGGACCATCGTCGACATCGTGCCGAACCACGGATCGGACCAGCAGGACTGGTTCGTCCGGGCCTTGCAGGCGGAACCGGGCTCACAGGAGCGCGAGCGCTTCCTCTTCCGTCCCGGCAAGAACGATGGTCCACCCAACGACTGGCAGTCGATCTTCAACGGTCCGGCCTGGACGCAGGTCGAGGACGGCGAGTGGTACCTGCACCTGTTCGCGCCGGAGCAGCCCGACTTCAACTGGCGCAACCCCGAGGTCGTCGAGGAGTTCCACGACATCCTCCGGTTCTGGCTCGACCGCGGCGTCGACGGCATCCGGATCGACAGCGCCGCCGTACTGTTCAAGGACCTGGACAGCGTCGCGGAGTCGTACACCGACCACGACGAGGTGCACGAGGTGTACCGCGGCTGGCGACGGATCTCCGACTCGTACGACGACCGGTTCTTCGTCGGTGAGATGTGGATGCCGGACCAGGAACGGTTCGCGCTGTACCTGCGTCCGGACGAGCTGCAGACCGCGTTCAACTTCGACTTCCTGTCCCGCCCGTGGGACGCCGCCGAACTGCGCGCCTCGATCGACCTCACGCTGTCGACCCATGTCCCGATCGGCGCCCCGCCGACCTGGGTCCTCTCGAACCACGACGTGACCCGCCCGGTGACGAAGTACGGCCGATCGGACACGTCGTTCTCGCATCAGGATCGCAAGCACGGCATGCCGACCGACCTCATCCTCGGCGAACGCCGGGCCCGTGCCGCGGCACTGCTGGCGATGGCGCTGCCGGGTGGACTGTACGTCTACCAAGGCGAGGAGCTCGGGTTGCCCGAGGTCGAGGACCTGCCGGACGAGGTTCTCCAGGACCCGATCTTCAGCCGATCGAAGGGCGCTGACCGGGGGAGAGACGGTTGCCGCGTGCCCCTACCGTGGTCCGGGAAGGAGCCACCGTTCGGGTTCGGCGACGGTACGCCGTGGCTCCCGCAGCCGCGCGACTGGAAGAACCTGACGGTCGAATCCCAGCACGACGACCAGAACTCGATGCTGTCCTTGTACCGCCGAGGGCTGCAGCTTCGCCGGCAGCTGCTGGGGGACGGGATGCTCAGGTGGATCGACTTCGCGCCGAACGTGCTCGCCTTCGAGCGGGAGAACCTGACCTGCATCAGCAACCTGAGCGCCGCGCCGGTGGACCTGCCTCCCCATGACGAGGTGCTGATCACGAGCAACCCGTTGGACAGCGGGCAGCTACGTCCGGAAACCACCGCCTGGCTGCGCTGAACTCGTCGCGGGACCGGGCCGGGCTGACCAGGTGAGGGGTTCACCCCTCCCGTTGAGGTGGTCGTACGGCCACATTTCGGATTGTTGCCGTACGACCACATGCCCAGTGATCACGTCAGTGGTTTGAACCGGCGTAGGCGGAGGCTGTTCGACACCACGAAGACCGAGCTGAAGGCCATTGCTGCGCCGGCCAGCATCGGGTTCAGCAGGCCGGCTGCCGCGAGCGGTAGAGCGGCCACGTTGTAGGCGAAGGCCCAGAACAGGTTGCCCTTGATCGTGCGGAGCGTGCTGCGGGAGAGCCGGATGGCGTCCGCGGCCGCGCGCAGATCGCCGCGGACCAGCGTCAGGTCGCTCGCCTCGATCGCGACGTCGGTACCGGTGCCCATGCTCAGGCCGAGATCCGCCTGGGCGAGGGCGGCCGCGTCGTTGACGCCGTCACCGACCATCGCGACCACGCGTCCCTCGTCCTGCAGCTTCTTCACCGCGTCGACCTTGCCAGCCGGCAGTACCTCGGCGATCACCTCGTCGATACCAACCTCACCGGCAACCTTCAGCGCGACCGCCTCGTTGTCGCCGGTGAGCAGCACCGGCCGAAGCCCCAGCTGCCGAAGGTCCCGGATCGCCTGCACCGACGTGGGTTTGACGGTGTCCGCGACGACCAGCACGGCCCGCGCTTCGCCGTCCCAGCCGACCGCAACCGCCGTACTGCCCTCGGCCTCTGCGTGCTCCTTGGCGTGCGCGAGCTCGGAAGGAAGGTGCTGGCTCCACTCCTCCAGCAGCCGCGTCCGCCCCACGAGTACGGCGTGCCCGTCGACAATCCCCTGTACACCAAGGCCTTCGACGTTCCCGAAGTCCTCGACCTCGGGCAGCTTGCCCTCGGCAGCCGCGGCCCGCGCCACGGCCTGCGCGATCGGGTGCTCACTCGAGTGCTCGAGCGCCCCGGCCAACCGCAGTACCTCGGACCGCTCCTGACCAGGAGCCAGGAGTACGTCGACCAGCTCCATCCGGCCCGTGGTGACCGTGCCTGTCTTGTCCAGTACGACGGTGTCGACCCGGCGCGTGGACTCCAGCACCTCCG harbors:
- a CDS encoding ABC transporter substrate-binding protein, whose protein sequence is MTTTRRGLSLLLVMGLGLVAASCGTADKKQAGDSAGGQVTITVGCEPPKSNPKEREAWEADVATFQKAHPNITVQGKDAFPCINPDTFQAKLAGGTQEDLFYVYYTDVRKIIEKKQAADISQYVGTVGAVKDLRPDVMGVFKANDNTDKTYGLPRNNYNMGLVYNRKLFTQAGLDPANPPKTWDDVRAAAKKIAALGPGYVGFGEYSAGNTGGWHFAAELYARGGSMVSNDGKTAAFNSDAGKAVLENLKRMRWDDNSMGSKQLLQWADLMRMMGGGKLGMMIGAPDVVQSVNNDFKGKFDDYGVTAVPESGGQSSLSGGDGYMFNPKASPEKIKAGLQWLEFHELTPGKGQFDYARAKAQGRPVGLPIPDLYGESAPGQQINALRKQYATVPVDNFTPYVEAQGKITNKLEPPKAQELYAVLDVAMSAVLTRKDADVGKLLADAESKANKILAKNT
- a CDS encoding carbohydrate ABC transporter permease, producing MICFALFSWYPMVREIVLSFQQNNFVDPGKWVGFENFRTVFADPAFWAAWLNTAAFSGLALVIGYAVPFVLAVVLNELKHAKAYLRFVVYLPVMLPPAVAVLLFKWFYDPGSGLFNQALGVVHIPPLSWLDSTSTALISLVIVSTWMNLGTGTLIYLAALQSIPGDLYESAELDGAGLLKRVRHVTIPQTKLILLVMLLLQIVATMQVFIEPYLLTGGGPENATVTVAYLMYQYAFNFGDFGGGSALGLMLMVVLLVFSTIYLRVSREEAER
- a CDS encoding glycoside hydrolase family 13 protein, translated to MGHEWWRGAAIYQVYLRSFADGNGDGVGDLAGLRKRLPYLAELGIDAIWLNPWYPSPMADGGYDVADYRAIDPVFGTLAEAEEYIAEAHALNIRTIVDIVPNHGSDQQDWFVRALQAEPGSQERERFLFRPGKNDGPPNDWQSIFNGPAWTQVEDGEWYLHLFAPEQPDFNWRNPEVVEEFHDILRFWLDRGVDGIRIDSAAVLFKDLDSVAESYTDHDEVHEVYRGWRRISDSYDDRFFVGEMWMPDQERFALYLRPDELQTAFNFDFLSRPWDAAELRASIDLTLSTHVPIGAPPTWVLSNHDVTRPVTKYGRSDTSFSHQDRKHGMPTDLILGERRARAAALLAMALPGGLYVYQGEELGLPEVEDLPDEVLQDPIFSRSKGADRGRDGCRVPLPWSGKEPPFGFGDGTPWLPQPRDWKNLTVESQHDDQNSMLSLYRRGLQLRRQLLGDGMLRWIDFAPNVLAFERENLTCISNLSAAPVDLPPHDEVLITSNPLDSGQLRPETTAWLR
- a CDS encoding carbohydrate ABC transporter permease, which translates into the protein MRTLVSPLALRTPRGRIVYWTVLVVTVVGFTGAFVFPLFWMVTGALKSPDELAQIPPSFFPKTFDFQVYADAWDQLQLGVFLKNTVLYAGGAWLFTLAVDVTAAYALSKLRPVLGKLVLGAMLATLMIPPMVLLLPMYLVAKDVPLVHADLLNTPWAIWLPAAANGFFVFLLKRFFDSIPKELLEAAEIDGASPLRILWSIVLPVSRPIIGVVSILSVVTVWKDFVWPLLVLPETEKMSISVGIASLSAQMPQNVLIASLVIASLPTILVFFVFQRSIMSGLTAGSLKG